One genomic window of Bacillus mycoides includes the following:
- a CDS encoding M36 family metallopeptidase gives MLNKKMVAMAMTVPLVMGTISTVSALEKQQQVKLEAYSPQKKAIEYLKGHATEYGLKADLSDLQYISTTETSVASYVRFQQVVNGAPVFSKQITVTLNGEGKGLLAVSDYQPVTGVKEVTKKISEKDAEQKSMAYVGGESEQNLWAPTEKEFGYIVEEGVALPVYKVVVHSNNPFGAWETFIDAENGKLIKKVDINRKAEGTGKVFLPNPVVSSGSKTGLKDSNDADSTALTNQLKTVTLKGLDGTGFLIGEYVTISSKAKTKSTNLQFNYTRANDSFEDVMSYYHIDTLQRYIQGLGINNINNRSIKVNVNGTTDDNSFYSPSTKALTFGTGGVDDAEDAGIIAHEYGHSIQDNQVPGFGSSPEGGAMGEGFGDFLGATYEDAVSTTGYGKACIGEWDATAYSSSDPTCLRRLDTNKVYPKDITNEVHNDGEIWAQGQYEMAQAFGRDVATKIILQSHWSLTPNAKFRDGAKAIKQADALLYGGQHAAEIDRIWAARGISTN, from the coding sequence ATGTTAAACAAAAAAATGGTGGCAATGGCAATGACTGTGCCATTAGTAATGGGGACGATTTCTACGGTTTCGGCATTGGAAAAACAACAGCAAGTAAAGTTAGAAGCTTATTCACCACAGAAAAAAGCAATTGAATATTTAAAGGGACATGCTACGGAATATGGATTGAAGGCGGACCTTTCAGACTTACAATATATTTCTACAACAGAAACATCAGTAGCTTCATATGTTAGGTTCCAACAAGTAGTTAATGGTGCTCCTGTATTTTCAAAACAAATTACAGTTACTCTTAACGGTGAGGGAAAAGGATTACTTGCCGTTTCTGATTATCAGCCTGTTACAGGTGTGAAGGAAGTTACGAAAAAAATTAGTGAAAAAGATGCAGAACAAAAATCGATGGCGTATGTTGGAGGAGAAAGTGAGCAAAATCTATGGGCTCCTACAGAAAAAGAATTCGGATATATTGTTGAAGAAGGTGTCGCTCTTCCAGTATATAAAGTGGTAGTCCATTCTAACAATCCATTCGGTGCATGGGAAACATTCATTGATGCAGAAAATGGAAAGTTAATTAAAAAGGTTGATATAAACCGAAAAGCAGAAGGAACAGGAAAAGTATTTTTACCTAATCCTGTCGTATCTAGTGGTAGTAAAACAGGATTAAAAGATAGTAATGATGCAGATTCAACAGCACTAACGAATCAACTGAAAACTGTTACGTTAAAAGGTTTAGATGGTACAGGATTTTTAATTGGTGAGTATGTTACAATTTCTTCAAAAGCGAAGACGAAATCTACAAACTTACAATTTAACTATACACGTGCAAATGATAGCTTTGAAGATGTTATGTCGTATTATCATATCGATACATTGCAGCGTTACATTCAAGGATTGGGCATTAACAATATTAATAATCGTTCTATTAAAGTGAATGTAAATGGTACAACTGATGATAACTCATTTTATTCACCATCAACGAAAGCCTTAACTTTCGGTACTGGCGGAGTAGATGATGCAGAAGATGCGGGCATTATCGCGCATGAATATGGACATTCTATTCAAGATAATCAAGTACCAGGCTTCGGAAGTTCACCAGAAGGTGGAGCGATGGGAGAAGGGTTTGGAGACTTCTTAGGTGCTACTTATGAAGATGCAGTATCGACAACAGGTTACGGTAAAGCATGTATTGGAGAATGGGATGCGACCGCTTATTCTAGTTCAGATCCGACGTGCTTACGCCGATTAGATACGAATAAAGTATACCCGAAAGATATAACGAATGAAGTGCATAATGATGGAGAAATTTGGGCTCAAGGTCAATACGAAATGGCACAGGCCTTTGGCCGTGATGTAGCAACAAAAATTATTTTACAATCACATTGGTCATTAACGCCAAATGCGAAATTCCGTGATGGAGCGAAAGCAATTAAGCAAGCGGATGCTCTTTTATACGGCGGACAACACGCGGCTGAAATTGATCGCATTTGGGCAGCGAGAGGGATTAGTACGAATTAA
- the aspS gene encoding aspartate--tRNA(Asn) ligase, which produces MDQIMKRSLTRECTEHSGKVVLLQGWVKKIRHLGNVSFLLLRDRTGVIQCVLENELAGYKVDVESVVQIIGEIVETPKTELGIEVLARKVKVLNGAEPLPFEINKKKLQVGLDQLLNERVLSLRHERIAAVFKVKSTLVQSFSEFLIENDFTRIFTPKIVSQGAEGGANVFKLPYFQKEAYLAQSPQFYKQMMVAGGLECVFEIAPVYRAEHHNSSRHLNEYISLDVELGFIHDFYEVMQLETDVLRYMFQQVGEKCERELQLLQVTVPVIAEIPKITLSEAQEVLKSKYRKESPIGDLDTEGEKLLGKYVKETYNSEFVFITHYPKEARPMYTIPNKENPTITDSFDLLYKGLEITSGAQRIHNYDMLLASFKEKGLHPEKFQSYLNTFRYGCPPHGGFGIGLERVVYKLLELTNVREASAFPRDCTRLIP; this is translated from the coding sequence ATGGATCAAATAATGAAGCGCTCACTCACACGAGAATGTACGGAGCATAGCGGGAAGGTTGTATTACTACAAGGGTGGGTAAAAAAGATTCGTCATCTAGGAAATGTTAGCTTTTTATTATTAAGGGACCGAACGGGAGTTATTCAATGTGTATTAGAAAACGAGTTAGCCGGATACAAAGTTGATGTTGAAAGTGTCGTCCAAATAATTGGAGAAATAGTAGAGACACCGAAAACAGAATTAGGTATTGAAGTACTTGCACGTAAAGTGAAAGTATTAAATGGTGCAGAGCCACTTCCATTTGAGATAAATAAAAAGAAGCTACAAGTTGGCTTAGATCAACTGTTGAATGAGCGGGTATTATCATTAAGGCATGAGCGAATCGCGGCGGTTTTTAAAGTGAAATCTACACTCGTTCAAAGTTTTAGTGAATTCCTAATAGAGAACGATTTCACACGTATATTTACTCCGAAAATTGTCTCGCAAGGGGCAGAAGGAGGAGCGAATGTTTTTAAGCTTCCATATTTCCAAAAAGAAGCGTATTTAGCTCAATCACCACAGTTTTATAAACAAATGATGGTAGCGGGAGGACTCGAATGTGTTTTTGAAATTGCTCCTGTGTACCGGGCTGAACATCATAACTCGTCACGACATTTAAATGAATATATATCGTTAGACGTAGAACTTGGATTTATTCATGATTTTTATGAAGTGATGCAATTAGAAACAGATGTTTTACGATATATGTTTCAACAAGTAGGAGAAAAATGTGAAAGAGAACTACAACTATTACAAGTAACAGTACCTGTTATTGCGGAAATTCCTAAAATCACATTATCAGAAGCACAAGAAGTTTTAAAAAGTAAGTATCGAAAAGAATCTCCCATAGGGGATTTAGATACAGAAGGTGAAAAGTTACTAGGGAAATATGTGAAAGAAACGTATAATAGTGAATTTGTATTCATTACACATTATCCGAAAGAAGCGCGACCGATGTATACGATACCGAATAAAGAAAATCCAACTATTACTGATTCATTCGATTTATTATATAAAGGGTTAGAAATTACATCAGGTGCACAGCGAATTCATAACTATGACATGTTACTTGCTTCTTTTAAAGAAAAAGGATTACATCCAGAGAAATTTCAATCTTATTTAAATACATTCCGATACGGTTGTCCACCACATGGTGGTTTTGGGATAGGATTAGAAAGGGTTGTATATAAACTTTTAGAGTTAACAAATGTCCGAGAGGCGAGTGCTTTTCCGAGAGATTGTACTCGTCTTATACCGTAA
- a CDS encoding sodium-dependent transporter, with the protein MKQTEQWTSKLGFIMAAAGSAIGLGAIWKFPYIAGKSGGGAFFLIFILFTVLIGLPLLIAEFMIGRSTQKQAVGAFKSIAPNTGWHWIGRLGVGTCFILLSFYSVVGGWVLIYLFRGVTGQLITPGQNYSALFTETIGNPTWAIIGHFAFMFITIWVVSKGVQNGIEKASKYMLPALFVLFFALIIRSLTLDDAMQGVKFFLQPDFSKITSESILFAMGQSFFAISIGISIMVTYSSYLNKKESLPKSAVTIVGLNLFVSLFAGLAIFPAVFSLGMEPTEGPGLLFIVLPSVFSQIPFGGLFLTVFLALFTFATLTSAFSLLETVVSALANGEQERRNKLSWIIGFCIFLVGIPSALSFGVWSDITIFGKNIFDAIDFLSSNILMPLGALFISIFVSFKMEKKVLEAEFFIGGNYGKKVFTTWVFLLRFIAPLAIIIVFLNVIGII; encoded by the coding sequence ATGAAACAGACGGAGCAATGGACTTCGAAATTAGGTTTTATAATGGCAGCGGCAGGATCAGCAATTGGACTTGGCGCAATATGGAAGTTTCCTTATATCGCTGGAAAGAGCGGGGGAGGAGCATTCTTTTTAATCTTTATATTATTTACTGTATTAATTGGACTACCACTACTTATTGCTGAATTTATGATTGGACGCAGTACACAGAAACAAGCAGTTGGAGCATTTAAAAGTATCGCACCAAATACAGGATGGCACTGGATTGGCCGTCTTGGCGTTGGAACTTGTTTTATATTACTATCATTTTATAGTGTTGTAGGTGGATGGGTATTAATTTATTTATTCAGAGGAGTGACAGGACAGCTTATTACTCCAGGACAAAATTATAGTGCATTATTCACAGAGACAATTGGAAATCCGACTTGGGCCATTATCGGTCATTTTGCATTTATGTTCATTACGATATGGGTTGTATCAAAAGGTGTACAAAATGGGATTGAAAAAGCAAGTAAATATATGTTACCAGCGTTGTTCGTATTATTTTTCGCTCTTATTATTCGTTCATTAACACTTGATGATGCGATGCAAGGCGTGAAGTTTTTCTTACAGCCGGATTTCTCAAAAATTACTTCAGAAAGTATTTTGTTCGCAATGGGGCAATCATTCTTTGCGATTAGTATAGGAATTTCGATTATGGTTACGTATAGCTCGTATTTAAATAAAAAAGAAAGTTTACCAAAATCAGCAGTTACGATTGTTGGATTGAATTTATTCGTTTCTTTATTTGCAGGTCTTGCTATATTTCCAGCAGTATTTTCATTAGGAATGGAGCCAACAGAAGGACCTGGATTACTATTTATCGTATTGCCATCTGTATTTAGTCAAATTCCATTCGGTGGACTATTCTTAACAGTATTTCTTGCGTTATTTACATTTGCGACATTAACATCGGCATTTTCACTACTAGAGACGGTCGTTTCAGCATTAGCAAATGGCGAGCAAGAAAGAAGAAATAAACTATCATGGATCATCGGTTTCTGCATTTTCCTAGTAGGTATACCATCTGCGTTATCATTTGGAGTATGGAGTGATATTACGATTTTTGGGAAGAATATTTTTGATGCGATAGACTTCTTATCTAGTAATATATTAATGCCACTCGGAGCATTATTTATTAGTATTTTCGTATCATTCAAAATGGAAAAGAAAGTGTTAGAAGCTGAATTTTTTATAGGTGGAAATTACGGAAAGAAAGTATTTACTACCTGGGTATTTTTACTTCGATTTATAGCTCCACTTGCAATAATTATCGTCTTTTTAAATGTAATAGGGATTATTTAA
- a CDS encoding alpha/beta fold hydrolase — protein MIIKTNLIEVGKYINIRGKKLYVETHGSPKNKPVLYLYGGPGESCYDFSFHQAERLKESLYVIMLDQRGVCRSEVITEEEPFGLGDLIQDCEELRKVLQIDKWSVIGHSFGGYLALLYVAMYPNSIEKIIFEGPTFDFSLTSRALLQKTGDLLIKYGKEAAAEECLNYSSNNASSEELLEAYIRLSSELEEKRMEIYNYKEDETDDSLYSDEEWEQFSNRSKTHFDRLKSEGACHTSLLSKIKDVQNPMLLIVGKYDVVTCEKQIEIFNRDSLNGKHIIFEESGHTPHYEEADRFAETIIHFLK, from the coding sequence ATGATAATAAAAACGAATTTGATTGAAGTTGGGAAATACATAAACATTAGAGGGAAAAAGCTATATGTTGAAACACATGGAAGTCCTAAAAATAAACCAGTATTATATTTGTACGGTGGACCAGGAGAGAGCTGTTATGATTTTTCATTTCATCAAGCGGAACGATTAAAAGAATCATTGTATGTAATTATGTTAGACCAACGAGGAGTTTGTCGTTCGGAAGTAATTACTGAGGAAGAACCTTTTGGACTAGGTGATTTAATTCAAGATTGTGAAGAACTAAGAAAAGTATTACAAATTGATAAATGGTCTGTAATAGGACATTCTTTCGGTGGGTATTTAGCATTGTTATATGTAGCGATGTATCCAAATTCAATAGAGAAAATAATATTTGAAGGTCCGACTTTCGATTTTTCATTAACAAGTAGAGCTTTGTTACAAAAAACAGGGGATTTATTAATAAAGTATGGAAAAGAAGCAGCGGCAGAAGAGTGCCTGAATTATTCATCTAATAATGCTAGTTCAGAAGAGTTGCTAGAAGCTTATATAAGATTAAGCTCTGAATTAGAAGAGAAGAGAATGGAGATTTACAATTATAAGGAAGATGAGACGGACGATAGTTTATATAGTGACGAAGAGTGGGAACAATTTTCAAATCGTTCAAAAACCCATTTTGATAGATTAAAATCAGAGGGAGCATGTCATACGTCATTATTATCAAAAATAAAAGATGTACAGAATCCAATGTTATTAATTGTAGGAAAATATGATGTAGTAACATGTGAAAAGCAAATTGAAATATTCAATCGAGATTCTCTAAATGGAAAGCATATCATATTCGAAGAAAGTGGTCATACACCACATTATGAGGAAGCAGATCGATTTGCTGAAACAATTATTCATTTTTTGAAATAA
- a CDS encoding nucleotidyltransferase family protein → MTIKTEQDIIQLIQNDPWMMNVLQMAKSLELPDWWICAGFVRSKIWDTLHNYEVRTATPDVDVIYYDPLHKDEVYEQSLEQKLMNMDASIPWSVKNQTRMHVVNGMPPYSSSIDAISKFPETATALGVSLDEQNKVILTSPCGIEDALSLQVKPTPHFLETKERIHMYKNRVNKKNWQSKWPNITITYPEI, encoded by the coding sequence ATGACTATTAAAACCGAACAAGATATTATTCAATTGATCCAAAATGATCCGTGGATGATGAATGTATTACAAATGGCAAAATCACTAGAGCTACCTGATTGGTGGATTTGCGCTGGGTTTGTCCGTTCTAAAATTTGGGATACCTTACATAACTACGAAGTAAGAACGGCTACGCCAGATGTCGATGTCATTTATTATGATCCATTACATAAAGATGAGGTGTACGAACAATCATTAGAACAGAAACTAATGAATATGGATGCCTCCATCCCTTGGTCAGTAAAAAATCAAACTCGCATGCATGTAGTGAATGGAATGCCACCATACTCTTCTTCTATTGATGCTATTTCTAAATTTCCTGAAACAGCAACCGCCCTTGGTGTTTCTTTGGACGAACAAAACAAAGTCATATTAACATCCCCATGCGGAATAGAAGATGCACTTTCATTACAAGTGAAACCTACACCTCATTTTCTTGAAACGAAAGAACGAATACATATGTATAAAAATAGGGTTAATAAAAAGAATTGGCAAAGCAAATGGCCTAACATTACAATCACTTATCCAGAAATTTAA
- a CDS encoding lipid II flippase family protein, with amino-acid sequence MSITLIFIMAFTIVIHAVETSSYSIRLAGVRLKKIVVALSIVGMVLLISRTSNLLQAFLIGGIVDEAKLDSSIDLEHIIRLVLLSASVGTLLAIILYPTLTKLFGYVIQNFETDGSFIRMMKTNNIQKLKYTKKYVRFPKFEMIHRMRIGGIPKRIMLINMFATAIYTAGVLSALYASFLNPTYATKATTASGLVNGFATILLTVLLDPRIALLTERALQSEEGAEAMSKMYGWLMISRLLGTLLAQLLFIPGAYWITWIIKLMN; translated from the coding sequence ATGTCAATTACGTTAATTTTTATAATGGCTTTCACAATTGTTATCCACGCGGTTGAAACTAGCTCTTATAGTATTCGATTAGCTGGTGTACGTTTAAAAAAGATTGTCGTTGCCTTATCCATCGTAGGAATGGTACTACTTATTTCAAGAACATCTAACTTACTACAAGCTTTTTTAATTGGTGGTATTGTCGATGAAGCAAAGCTAGATTCTTCTATTGATTTAGAGCATATTATACGGCTCGTTCTATTATCTGCTTCTGTCGGTACATTGCTCGCGATTATACTCTATCCAACTTTGACAAAGCTATTTGGATACGTAATTCAAAACTTTGAAACAGATGGTTCATTCATTCGAATGATGAAGACGAATAACATTCAAAAATTAAAGTACACAAAAAAATATGTACGCTTTCCAAAGTTTGAGATGATTCATCGAATGCGTATTGGCGGAATTCCGAAGCGAATTATGCTTATTAATATGTTTGCCACTGCCATTTATACAGCTGGTGTTCTTTCCGCACTATATGCTTCTTTTTTAAATCCGACTTATGCAACAAAGGCTACTACAGCTTCTGGCCTTGTTAATGGTTTTGCTACTATTTTATTAACAGTTTTACTAGATCCACGTATCGCTCTTTTAACAGAACGGGCTCTTCAATCAGAAGAAGGTGCTGAAGCAATGAGTAAGATGTATGGTTGGCTCATGATTTCTAGACTTCTCGGTACATTATTAGCGCAACTATTATTCATACCAGGTGCTTACTGGATTACATGGATTATTAAGCTTATGAATTAA
- a CDS encoding HAD family hydrolase yields MYTTFLFDLDGTLTDPKEGIINSVLYALEKIGIEEVNISELDSFIGPPIQQSFVDRYNMNEIEVERAVFYFREYLKQSGLLENKVYDGIGALLQELKDDGNRLFVATSKPTVFAEQVIEHFQLTSFFEEIVGSNLDGTRIKKEEIIAHILQTNEELQKEEMVMIGDRKHDVIGANSNGIASIGVLYGYGNENELSDAGAIHIVKDVEELQSFCIENSTIKL; encoded by the coding sequence ATGTATACAACATTTCTATTTGATTTAGATGGAACATTAACTGATCCGAAAGAAGGGATTATAAATTCTGTTCTATACGCGTTAGAAAAAATCGGGATCGAAGAAGTAAATATAAGCGAGTTAGATTCATTTATCGGCCCACCAATACAACAATCTTTTGTAGATAGATATAATATGAATGAAATAGAGGTAGAACGAGCAGTGTTTTATTTTCGGGAATATTTAAAGCAAAGTGGTTTATTAGAGAATAAAGTATACGATGGAATTGGAGCCCTATTGCAAGAATTAAAGGATGATGGCAATCGTTTGTTTGTAGCAACTTCAAAGCCTACTGTATTTGCGGAACAAGTAATAGAGCACTTTCAGTTAACATCTTTTTTTGAAGAGATTGTAGGGAGTAATTTAGATGGGACAAGAATAAAAAAGGAAGAAATAATTGCTCATATTTTACAAACAAATGAAGAACTTCAAAAAGAAGAAATGGTGATGATTGGTGATAGAAAGCATGACGTAATCGGTGCGAACAGTAACGGAATTGCTTCAATAGGTGTATTGTATGGATATGGTAATGAGAATGAATTGAGTGATGCTGGGGCGATTCATATAGTGAAAGATGTCGAAGAGTTACAAAGTTTTTGTATAGAGAATAGTACGATAAAACTATAG
- a CDS encoding GntP family permease, which produces MELVIILLALSLLMFVAYKGFSVILFAPIFALFAVFLTEPSFVLPFFSNIFMEKMVGFIKLYFPVFLLGAIFGKVVEMSGIADSIAKTIVELVGEKRTILAIVLMGAILTYSGVSVYVVVFAIFPFAAKLFRQADIPKRLIPGTIVLGAATFTMDALPGSPQIQNVIPTTFFKTDIYAAPILGILGAIFVLTLGLLYLESRRKKAKAAGEGYFGFNDGKSEMAASLQLEQKDIPILSSIEITRVQQVIAFVPLILVGVMNKVFTIMIPKWYPNGFDFSAIGMKAFGKVELSAVVGIWSVELALIIGILSTLLLYWKRVVTGFQAGLNTSIGGALLATMNTGAEFGFGGVIAALPGFAIMRDSISATFTNPLVNGAVTTNILAGITGSASGGMGIVLSAMGDKFIAAANQYDIPLEVMHRIVSMASGGMDTLPHNGAIITILTVTGLTHKQSYKDIFAITVLKTVAVFAVIAFYTLTGIY; this is translated from the coding sequence TTGGAGCTAGTTATTATTTTATTAGCACTTAGTTTACTCATGTTTGTAGCATATAAAGGATTTTCTGTAATATTATTCGCACCGATTTTTGCATTATTTGCGGTATTTTTGACAGAGCCTAGTTTTGTATTACCTTTCTTTTCAAATATTTTTATGGAGAAAATGGTAGGGTTTATTAAATTATATTTCCCTGTGTTTTTACTTGGAGCAATATTTGGGAAAGTAGTAGAAATGTCAGGAATCGCTGATTCCATCGCAAAGACGATTGTAGAGTTAGTTGGAGAAAAACGTACAATTTTAGCGATTGTTTTAATGGGAGCTATTTTAACGTATAGCGGTGTTAGTGTGTATGTAGTGGTATTCGCTATATTTCCGTTTGCGGCTAAGTTGTTTCGACAAGCGGATATCCCAAAGCGTTTAATCCCTGGCACAATCGTTCTTGGAGCAGCAACATTTACAATGGATGCGCTTCCTGGATCACCACAAATTCAAAATGTAATACCTACAACTTTTTTTAAAACTGATATTTATGCAGCACCGATACTTGGTATTTTAGGCGCAATTTTTGTTTTAACGTTAGGTTTACTTTATTTAGAGAGTAGGCGTAAGAAGGCAAAAGCAGCAGGAGAAGGGTATTTTGGTTTTAACGATGGAAAGTCTGAAATGGCAGCATCTTTACAATTAGAACAAAAAGATATACCGATACTAAGCAGTATTGAAATCACAAGAGTACAGCAAGTAATTGCGTTTGTACCACTTATTTTAGTAGGTGTAATGAATAAAGTTTTCACAATCATGATACCAAAGTGGTATCCAAATGGTTTTGATTTCTCAGCTATTGGTATGAAAGCATTTGGAAAAGTAGAATTAAGTGCGGTAGTTGGAATTTGGTCTGTAGAATTGGCACTTATTATAGGGATTTTATCAACGCTTTTATTATATTGGAAACGAGTAGTAACTGGATTTCAAGCTGGATTGAATACAAGTATTGGTGGAGCGCTACTTGCAACAATGAATACAGGAGCTGAATTTGGGTTTGGCGGTGTTATTGCAGCACTTCCAGGTTTTGCAATTATGAGAGATAGCATCTCTGCAACTTTCACGAATCCATTAGTAAATGGGGCAGTAACAACGAATATTTTGGCTGGTATTACTGGATCAGCATCAGGAGGAATGGGGATTGTTTTAAGTGCGATGGGAGATAAATTTATTGCAGCGGCCAATCAATATGATATTCCATTAGAAGTTATGCACCGCATTGTATCAATGGCATCAGGCGGAATGGATACATTACCACATAATGGTGCAATTATTACTATTCTAACGGTAACAGGATTAACACATAAACAGTCATATAAAGATATATTTGCTATTACAGTTTTGAAAACGGTCGCAGTATTTGCAGTCATCGCGTTCTATACTTTAACAGGAATCTATTAA
- a CDS encoding iron-containing alcohol dehydrogenase, translating to MQEVAEFRMPKSVLYGRNSFEKLGDQSRKLGKRAFIVSDTIMEKLGYVERCMDHLNAKGITVITYNEVNTEPTNLYVLEALSICKKGKCDFIIGIGGGSCIDVAKAVAVLYTNGGEIEDYVQKDIEIEYNPLPLIAIPTTSGTGSEVTSVAVITNKKTDVKMMIKHPSFIPHVAIIDPIFTSSVPPHITAATGVDALCHAIEAYISKVSQPLTDVLALSAIESIMKYLRIAYEDGDNMEAREAMMIASLQAGIAFSNASVTLVHGMSRPVGALFHVPHGISNAILLPAVLEFTKMSAIKRLAEVGRSLNKDLYSHSNEEVANYTIAEIKKLCFDLRIPNLREYGIDEVEFENAISKMAKDAIESGSPSNNPRVPSYDEIKELYRKCFDYKYESTTKVIF from the coding sequence TTGCAAGAAGTTGCTGAGTTTCGTATGCCGAAGTCTGTATTATATGGGAGAAATTCGTTTGAAAAACTAGGGGATCAATCAAGAAAGTTAGGGAAAAGGGCTTTTATTGTAAGTGATACAATTATGGAGAAGTTGGGTTATGTTGAAAGATGTATGGATCACTTAAATGCGAAAGGGATTACTGTTATTACGTACAATGAAGTAAATACTGAGCCTACAAATTTATACGTATTAGAAGCGTTATCTATTTGTAAAAAAGGAAAATGCGATTTTATCATAGGTATTGGCGGAGGAAGTTGTATTGATGTTGCGAAAGCAGTAGCAGTGTTATATACAAATGGTGGAGAAATTGAAGATTACGTCCAAAAGGATATAGAAATAGAATACAATCCACTACCGCTAATCGCAATCCCAACGACTTCTGGTACTGGATCGGAAGTAACAAGTGTAGCAGTAATTACGAATAAAAAAACAGATGTGAAAATGATGATAAAACATCCAAGCTTTATCCCTCATGTTGCGATAATAGACCCGATTTTTACAAGTTCGGTACCACCTCATATTACTGCAGCAACGGGAGTAGATGCATTATGCCATGCAATTGAAGCTTATATTTCTAAAGTTTCACAACCTCTTACAGATGTTCTTGCTCTTTCAGCTATTGAAAGCATTATGAAATATTTACGTATCGCATATGAAGATGGAGATAATATGGAAGCAAGGGAAGCAATGATGATTGCTTCATTACAAGCTGGGATTGCTTTTTCAAATGCATCTGTTACATTAGTGCATGGTATGTCTCGTCCAGTGGGGGCATTATTTCATGTGCCACATGGAATATCGAATGCAATACTATTACCTGCAGTTTTAGAGTTTACAAAAATGAGTGCAATAAAAAGGTTAGCGGAAGTAGGACGTAGCTTAAACAAAGATTTGTATTCTCATTCTAATGAAGAAGTAGCGAACTACACGATTGCTGAAATTAAGAAACTTTGTTTTGATCTTCGTATTCCTAATTTAAGAGAATACGGAATTGATGAAGTAGAATTTGAAAATGCTATTTCTAAAATGGCGAAAGATGCTATCGAAAGTGGGAGTCCAAGTAACAATCCACGAGTTCCATCTTATGATGAAATAAAAGAGCTCTATCGAAAATGCTTTGACTATAAATATGAGTCTACTACAAAAGTTATTTTCTGA
- the tsaA gene encoding tRNA (N6-threonylcarbamoyladenosine(37)-N6)-methyltransferase TrmO codes for MFSVQPIAFVHNERKEIKDDEWGDVRSCITLTDMYTEESIQGIEEFSHIEVIFYFHKVTDEQIQHSARHPRNNSKYPKVGIFAQRGKNRPNRLGATIVKVIKRDGNAIVVEGLDAIDGTPILDIKPVMKEFIPREEIKQPKWATDIMKQYWKGNGVK; via the coding sequence ATGTTTTCAGTTCAACCAATCGCATTTGTACATAATGAAAGAAAGGAAATAAAAGATGATGAGTGGGGAGATGTAAGATCCTGTATTACTTTAACTGATATGTATACAGAGGAAAGTATACAAGGGATCGAAGAGTTTTCTCATATTGAAGTTATTTTCTATTTTCATAAAGTAACAGATGAACAAATTCAACATTCTGCTAGACACCCTAGAAATAATAGTAAGTATCCAAAAGTAGGGATTTTTGCACAGCGTGGAAAAAATCGTCCGAATCGACTAGGAGCGACAATTGTTAAAGTGATAAAAAGGGATGGAAATGCAATTGTGGTTGAAGGATTAGATGCAATCGATGGTACACCGATATTGGATATTAAGCCTGTTATGAAAGAATTTATACCGAGGGAAGAAATAAAGCAGCCTAAATGGGCAACAGATATTATGAAACAGTATTGGAAGGGGAACGGAGTAAAATGA
- a CDS encoding GNAT family N-acetyltransferase, with translation MRIYEATIADLDGLASVFNNYRVFYRQDSDIEGAKVFLRNRIERKESIIFVAVEDGEYIGFTQLYPSFSSISMKELWILNDLFVQEAKRGAGTGKKLLEAAKEFALENGAKGVKLQTEIDNLSAQRLYAENGYLRDNRYFHYELTF, from the coding sequence ATGAGAATATATGAAGCAACAATTGCAGATTTAGATGGACTAGCATCTGTTTTTAATAACTATCGAGTATTTTATCGACAAGATTCTGATATTGAAGGAGCAAAAGTGTTTTTACGAAATCGAATCGAGAGAAAAGAATCCATTATTTTCGTCGCAGTTGAAGACGGTGAATATATTGGATTCACGCAACTATATCCTTCGTTTTCTTCCATTTCGATGAAAGAATTATGGATTTTAAATGATCTGTTTGTACAAGAGGCAAAGCGCGGAGCCGGAACAGGTAAAAAATTATTAGAAGCTGCTAAAGAATTCGCCTTAGAAAATGGCGCAAAAGGTGTAAAATTACAAACAGAGATTGATAATTTATCAGCTCAGCGATTATACGCTGAAAATGGATATTTGAGAGATAATCGTTATTTCCATTATGAATTAACTTTTTGA